Proteins from one Bradyrhizobium amphicarpaeae genomic window:
- a CDS encoding MFS transporter: MSVEGTTGVTGKTIGTKATPKGAWTVTFLLFLFMVVNFADKIVVGLAGVPIMTDLKLSPEQFGLLGSSFFFLFSIAAIVVGFIVNKVPTRWVLLVLAVIWALAQFPMVGTVSFTTLLICRIVLGAGEGPAFSVAAHAIYKWFPDEKRTLPTALLSQGSAFGVILAVPALNWVIVNHSWHYAFGALGIVGLIWVCAWLALGKEGPLEDTQVLAATEQKIPYLQLLTSRTFIGCVAATFGAYWALSLGLTWFTPFIVKGLGFSQSQAGFISILPWVFGATIVILTGWISQVMMARGYNTRVARGVLGSVPLVIGGLILAMMPHVQGAGLQIALLVVGSGLCGAIYVVCPPMLGEFTPTSQRGAVLAIYGALYTLAGVIAPAVMGAMIQRAGSTIDGYMTGFTINAVIMVGSGLLGLLLLWPNTEKARLTRGATTQSAELKGAVTLT; this comes from the coding sequence ATGAGTGTTGAGGGAACGACGGGGGTGACCGGCAAGACGATCGGGACCAAGGCAACGCCGAAGGGCGCCTGGACCGTCACGTTTCTCCTCTTTCTCTTCATGGTCGTGAACTTCGCCGACAAGATCGTCGTCGGTCTCGCCGGCGTACCGATCATGACCGATCTGAAGCTCAGCCCGGAGCAGTTCGGCCTGCTCGGCTCCTCGTTCTTCTTCCTGTTCTCGATCGCCGCCATCGTGGTCGGCTTCATCGTCAACAAGGTGCCGACGCGCTGGGTGCTGCTGGTGCTCGCGGTGATCTGGGCGCTGGCGCAGTTTCCGATGGTCGGCACCGTCTCCTTCACGACCCTGTTGATCTGCCGCATCGTTCTCGGCGCCGGTGAAGGCCCGGCCTTCTCGGTCGCGGCACACGCGATCTACAAATGGTTCCCTGACGAGAAGCGCACGCTGCCCACCGCGCTGCTGTCGCAGGGTTCGGCCTTCGGCGTGATCCTGGCGGTACCGGCGCTGAACTGGGTCATCGTCAATCATTCCTGGCACTATGCTTTCGGCGCGCTCGGAATCGTCGGTTTGATCTGGGTCTGTGCCTGGCTCGCGCTCGGCAAGGAAGGCCCGCTGGAGGACACGCAGGTCCTGGCCGCGACCGAGCAGAAGATCCCTTATTTGCAGCTTCTCACCTCTCGCACCTTCATCGGCTGTGTCGCCGCGACCTTCGGCGCGTATTGGGCTCTGTCGCTCGGCCTGACCTGGTTCACGCCGTTCATCGTCAAGGGTCTCGGTTTCTCGCAGAGCCAGGCTGGCTTCATCTCGATCCTGCCCTGGGTGTTCGGTGCCACCATCGTCATTCTCACCGGCTGGATCTCGCAGGTGATGATGGCCCGCGGCTACAACACCCGCGTGGCGCGCGGCGTGCTCGGCTCGGTGCCGCTGGTGATCGGCGGGCTGATCCTGGCGATGATGCCGCATGTCCAGGGTGCAGGCCTGCAGATCGCATTGCTCGTGGTCGGCTCCGGCCTGTGCGGGGCGATCTACGTGGTCTGCCCGCCGATGCTCGGCGAGTTCACGCCGACGTCGCAGCGCGGCGCCGTGCTCGCGATCTACGGCGCGCTCTACACGCTGGCCGGCGTCATCGCGCCGGCCGTGATGGGAGCGATGATCCAGCGTGCCGGCAGCACGATCGACGGCTACATGACCGGCTTCACCATCAACGCCGTGATCATGGTCGGCTCCGGCCTGCTCGGCCTGCTGCTGCTGTGGCCGAACACGGAAAAGGCCAGGCTGACGCGTGGCGCCACGACGCAAAGCGCGGAGCTGAAGGGCGCTGTGACTCTGACGTAA
- a CDS encoding ABC transporter ATP-binding protein, whose translation MLSIKNLSKTFSSAGEPVHVLRGVDLDLRAGERVALTGESGSGKSTLLHLIAGLDAADGGTIRLEDIEVTALSDAGRARLRRDRIGLVFQQFNLIPSLSVADNLAFQARIADRHDAAWTKELVERLGLGALLKRYPEQLSGGQQQRVAIGRALATKPSLLLADEPTGNLDEATAENVLALTRDLVARTGCGFLMVTHSLHLAATLDRHLTLHAGRIA comes from the coding sequence GTGTTGAGCATCAAGAATCTCTCCAAGACCTTCTCCTCGGCCGGCGAGCCGGTGCATGTGCTGCGCGGCGTCGATCTCGACCTCAGGGCCGGCGAGCGCGTCGCGCTGACCGGCGAGTCCGGCAGCGGCAAGAGCACATTGCTGCATTTGATCGCGGGGCTGGACGCCGCCGATGGCGGCACGATCCGGCTGGAGGATATCGAGGTCACCGCACTGTCCGATGCAGGGCGCGCCCGCTTGCGGCGCGACCGGATCGGGCTGGTTTTTCAGCAATTCAACCTGATCCCGAGCCTGTCGGTCGCGGACAATCTGGCCTTTCAGGCGCGGATCGCCGACCGTCACGATGCGGCCTGGACCAAGGAGCTGGTCGAACGGCTCGGGCTCGGCGCGCTCCTGAAGCGCTATCCCGAGCAATTGTCCGGCGGTCAGCAGCAACGGGTCGCGATCGGCCGGGCGCTGGCGACGAAGCCATCACTGCTGCTGGCGGACGAGCCGACCGGCAATCTCGACGAGGCCACTGCCGAGAACGTGCTGGCGCTGACGCGCGACCTCGTCGCGCGCACCGGCTGCGGCTTCCTGATGGTGACCCATAGCCTGCATCTGGCAGCCACGCTCGACCGCCATCTCACCTTGCATGCGGGGCGGATCGCATGA
- a CDS encoding FtsX-like permease family protein, with product MRRALWVLAVLLSHWRRHKMQFATLLVGLIAATALWSGVQAINQQARTAYDRAAATFGGARTAMLVAPDAATFPQELYVKLRRAGWPVSPTLEGRVQVNGRSVRLLGIEPVTLPVEIGNAPRLGASDLSSFVAPPGQTLVAPETLSDLQEAEGASPPISNGARLPPLRVLSQLAPGVLVVDIGVAQRLLNKPDQLSRLLVGKPKSKPAALASVVGDRLQLVEPNAETELERLTDSFHLNLTAFGLLSFFVGLFIVNSAVGLAFEQRLPMLRTLRACGASARLVNTVLVVELVALALVAGLIGLVCGYFIAAVLLPDVAASLRGLYGAQIPGQLSLRPEWWLAGIGISVAGALVAATTSLIKAIRMPVLATAQPRAWQQRQRRWLVLQSLAACAVFAVGLLLLGYGESLIAGFGLLAALMLGAALILPAFLELLLLAGQRIARRPLALWFWADSRQQLSGLSLALMALLLALAVNVGVSTMVETFSRTFLGWLNGRLAADVYISASDNAQGVAIRNWLKERSDVQAILSGGRAETQVRGQPVELLGLPDHALYRERWPLLEAAPQAWTRLVPGNAAFISEQLGRRLNVRIGDVVEVPAPGGSWELDIVGIYADYGNPKGQLTVNVAALIRQFPQTPQTRIGLIVARDNIPGLISDLQRQFALDDRSVADQATVKAESIRIFNRTFAVTSALNAFTLGVAGIALFTSLLTLANSRLPQLAPLWAIGITRPRLAAIELTKTLAVALFTALLAVPLGLLVAWCLIAIVNVKAFGWRLPFHVFPLQLVELVAVALVASLLAALWPVIRLARMQPASLVKVFANER from the coding sequence ATGAGACGCGCGCTGTGGGTGCTCGCGGTGCTGCTCAGCCATTGGCGGCGTCACAAAATGCAGTTCGCGACGCTTCTGGTCGGGCTGATCGCGGCGACCGCGCTGTGGAGCGGCGTGCAGGCCATCAACCAGCAGGCCCGCACCGCCTATGACCGCGCGGCGGCGACCTTTGGCGGCGCACGCACCGCGATGCTGGTCGCGCCTGACGCGGCGACCTTTCCGCAAGAGCTGTACGTGAAACTCCGCCGCGCCGGCTGGCCGGTGTCGCCGACGCTGGAGGGCCGCGTCCAGGTCAACGGCCGCTCGGTGCGACTGCTCGGCATCGAGCCGGTAACGCTGCCGGTCGAAATCGGCAACGCACCGCGCCTCGGCGCCTCCGACCTGAGCAGCTTCGTGGCGCCGCCGGGCCAGACATTGGTGGCACCGGAGACGCTGAGCGACCTGCAGGAAGCCGAAGGCGCGTCGCCGCCGATCAGCAACGGCGCAAGGCTGCCGCCGCTGCGCGTGCTGTCGCAGCTCGCCCCCGGCGTGCTGGTGGTCGATATCGGCGTGGCGCAGCGTCTGCTCAACAAGCCGGATCAGCTGTCGCGGCTCCTGGTCGGCAAGCCCAAGAGCAAGCCCGCGGCGCTCGCCAGCGTGGTCGGCGACCGGTTGCAGCTGGTCGAGCCGAATGCGGAGACGGAACTGGAACGCCTCACCGACAGCTTCCACCTCAACCTCACGGCGTTCGGCCTGTTGTCGTTCTTCGTCGGGCTCTTCATCGTCAATTCGGCCGTCGGCCTCGCCTTCGAGCAGCGGCTGCCGATGCTGCGGACGCTGCGCGCCTGCGGCGCCTCGGCGCGGCTGGTCAACACCGTGCTGGTGGTCGAGCTCGTTGCACTGGCGCTGGTTGCAGGCCTGATCGGGCTCGTGTGCGGCTATTTCATCGCGGCCGTGCTGCTGCCCGACGTCGCGGCATCGCTGCGCGGACTCTATGGCGCGCAGATCCCGGGGCAGCTCAGCTTACGGCCCGAATGGTGGCTAGCCGGCATCGGCATCAGCGTCGCCGGCGCGCTCGTTGCGGCGACGACCAGTCTGATCAAGGCGATCAGGATGCCAGTGCTGGCGACGGCGCAGCCGCGCGCGTGGCAACAGCGGCAGCGCCGCTGGCTGGTCCTGCAGAGTCTGGCCGCCTGCGCCGTGTTCGCGGTTGGGCTGCTGCTGCTTGGCTATGGCGAATCGTTGATCGCAGGCTTTGGCTTGCTGGCGGCCTTGATGCTCGGCGCGGCGCTGATCCTGCCGGCCTTCCTCGAACTTCTCCTGCTCGCAGGGCAACGCATCGCGCGACGACCGCTTGCGCTGTGGTTCTGGGCGGACAGCCGGCAGCAGCTCTCCGGACTGTCGCTGGCGCTGATGGCGCTGCTGCTTGCCCTCGCCGTCAATGTCGGCGTGTCCACCATGGTGGAGACGTTCAGCCGCACCTTCCTCGGCTGGCTCAACGGTCGGCTCGCAGCCGACGTCTACATCAGCGCCTCCGACAATGCGCAAGGTGTCGCCATCCGCAACTGGCTGAAAGAGCGCAGCGACGTGCAGGCGATCCTGTCGGGCGGCCGCGCCGAAACGCAGGTCCGGGGCCAGCCGGTGGAATTGCTCGGCCTGCCCGATCACGCGCTCTATCGCGAGCGCTGGCCGCTGCTGGAGGCCGCGCCGCAGGCCTGGACCCGGCTCGTGCCGGGCAATGCCGCCTTCATCAGCGAGCAGCTCGGCCGCCGTCTCAACGTCCGCATCGGCGACGTCGTCGAGGTGCCGGCGCCAGGCGGGAGCTGGGAGCTCGACATCGTCGGCATCTATGCCGATTACGGCAATCCCAAGGGGCAGTTGACCGTCAACGTCGCCGCACTGATCCGGCAGTTTCCGCAGACGCCGCAGACGCGGATCGGGCTGATCGTCGCCAGGGACAACATCCCCGGCCTGATCTCGGATTTGCAGAGACAATTCGCGCTCGACGATCGCAGCGTCGCCGACCAGGCCACGGTGAAGGCCGAATCGATCCGGATCTTCAACCGCACCTTTGCCGTCACGTCAGCGCTGAATGCTTTCACGCTCGGCGTCGCCGGCATCGCGCTGTTCACGAGCCTGCTGACGTTGGCGAATTCCCGCCTGCCGCAGCTTGCGCCGCTGTGGGCGATCGGCATCACGCGGCCGCGCCTGGCCGCGATCGAATTGACCAAGACGCTGGCGGTGGCGCTGTTCACGGCGCTGCTCGCCGTGCCGCTCGGCCTGCTGGTGGCGTGGTGCCTGATCGCGATCGTGAACGTGAAGGCGTTCGGCTGGCGGCTGCCGTTCCATGTATTCCCGCTGCAGCTGGTCGAGCTGGTCGCGGTGGCGTTGGTCGCGTCGCTGCTTGCGGCGCTGTGGCCGGTGATCCGGCTGGCGCGGATGCAGCCGGCCAGCCTCGTCAAGGTGTTCGCCAATGAGCGCTGA
- a CDS encoding lipocalin-like domain-containing protein, whose protein sequence is MSADRISRRALAGGIAALTLARRAGAQGYAGLGESADGFAKVVPGKTFTFPGDHGPHPEFRIEWWYLTANLVDSRGAACGLQWTLFRQAAQPDPQREGWANQQVWMAHAAVTRTDTHRFNEVFSRGGVGQAGVVAKPFDAWIDDWELKGFDRTDDRTLAPLALKASSTDFSYALTLDADRPVVLQGDRGYSRKSERGQASYYYSQPFYRAHGTLTIDDKPVDVSGQAWMDREWSSQPLDTDQTGWDWLSLHLASGDKLMLYRLRQKDGRDTPFGNWISAAGETQMIAGGDIQMIPRATAEVAGRKLPVEWQIAIPSRSFSILCKPLNPKAWMGTGFSYWEGPISFAGTHEGVGYLELTGY, encoded by the coding sequence ATGAGCGCTGATCGGATCTCACGCCGGGCCCTCGCCGGCGGCATCGCCGCGCTGACGCTTGCACGCCGCGCCGGCGCGCAAGGCTATGCCGGGCTCGGAGAGAGCGCGGACGGATTTGCGAAGGTCGTACCGGGAAAGACCTTCACATTTCCAGGCGATCACGGTCCGCATCCGGAGTTCCGTATCGAGTGGTGGTATCTGACGGCAAACCTCGTCGATTCCCGCGGCGCGGCTTGCGGCCTGCAATGGACGCTGTTCCGGCAAGCTGCGCAGCCGGACCCGCAGCGCGAAGGCTGGGCCAACCAACAGGTGTGGATGGCCCACGCCGCCGTGACGCGCACGGACACCCACCGCTTCAACGAGGTCTTTTCGCGCGGCGGGGTGGGTCAGGCCGGCGTCGTAGCCAAGCCGTTCGACGCCTGGATCGACGATTGGGAGCTGAAGGGTTTTGACCGCACCGACGATCGCACATTGGCGCCGCTGGCGCTGAAGGCGTCCAGCACCGATTTCAGCTACGCGTTGACGCTTGATGCCGATCGTCCGGTCGTGCTGCAGGGCGACCGCGGCTACAGCCGCAAATCCGAGCGCGGGCAGGCCTCGTACTACTACAGCCAGCCGTTCTACCGCGCACACGGCACGCTCACCATCGACGACAAGCCGGTCGATGTCTCGGGCCAGGCCTGGATGGACCGCGAATGGAGCAGCCAGCCGCTCGACACCGATCAGACCGGCTGGGACTGGCTGTCGCTGCATCTCGCGTCCGGCGACAAGCTGATGCTGTACCGGCTGCGGCAGAAGGACGGCAGGGACACTCCGTTCGGCAACTGGATCAGCGCCGCCGGCGAGACGCAGATGATCGCGGGCGGCGACATCCAGATGATCCCGAGGGCGACGGCGGAGGTCGCGGGACGCAAGCTGCCGGTGGAATGGCAGATCGCGATCCCGTCGCGATCGTTCTCGATCCTCTGCAAGCCGCTCAATCCAAAAGCCTGGATGGGGACTGGTTTCTCCTACTGGGAGGGCCCGATCAGTTTTGCCGGGACGCATGAAGGCGTTGGTTATCTCGAGCTGACCGGCTATTGA
- a CDS encoding MAPEG family protein has product MYHFTALVTLLAIAFYFFTCINVSRSRTKTGIKVPAMSGHPDFERAFRIQMNTLEWMPIFLPALWLFAVYIGDAAAAGLGVVWIIGRVVYFIGYSKAAAKRGPGFAIQGIAAIALWAGAIGAVVLRLV; this is encoded by the coding sequence ATGTACCATTTCACCGCTCTCGTCACGCTGCTGGCGATCGCGTTCTATTTCTTCACCTGCATCAACGTCTCGCGCTCGCGCACCAAGACCGGCATCAAGGTGCCGGCAATGTCGGGCCATCCGGATTTCGAACGCGCCTTCCGCATCCAGATGAACACGCTGGAATGGATGCCGATCTTTCTGCCGGCGCTCTGGCTGTTCGCGGTCTATATCGGCGATGCCGCCGCGGCCGGACTCGGCGTGGTCTGGATCATCGGCCGCGTCGTTTATTTCATCGGCTATTCGAAGGCGGCCGCCAAGCGCGGCCCGGGCTTTGCGATCCAGGGCATCGCGGCGATCGCATTGTGGGCGGGGGCGATTGGGGCAGTGGTGTTGAGGTTGGTGTGA
- a CDS encoding ABC transporter substrate-binding protein: MKSALLAAVATSALVLAAPASAQGVKIGILNDQSGVYADYGGKWSVEAARMAIEDFGGEVLGQKIELVTADHQNKPDLATSIARRWYDVENVDMITELTTSSVALAIHELSKEKKKIDIVVGAATSRLTGDACQPYGFHWAYDTRALGVGTGGALTKAGGDTWFFLTADYAFGYALEKDTSEIVTANGGKVVGSVRVPLNSSDFSSFLLQAQSSKAKIVGLANAGLDTTNSIKQASEFGIVAGGQKLAGLLMTVAEVHGLGLQAAQGLVLTEGYYWDVNDKSRHLGERFFKRTGRMPNMIQAGTYSATLSYLKAVKAAGTKDPDAVAKKLKELPVDDDFAQGGKVLENGRMVHDMYLFEVKKPSESKKPWDYYKLLATVPGDKAFFTAKDSGCPLTK; the protein is encoded by the coding sequence ATGAAGTCAGCACTTTTGGCCGCCGTCGCAACCTCCGCCCTGGTGCTGGCGGCGCCGGCGTCCGCGCAAGGCGTCAAGATCGGCATTCTCAACGACCAGTCCGGTGTCTACGCCGATTACGGCGGCAAATGGTCGGTGGAAGCGGCCAGGATGGCGATCGAGGATTTTGGCGGCGAGGTGCTCGGCCAGAAGATCGAGCTCGTCACCGCGGACCACCAGAACAAGCCCGATCTCGCGACCTCGATCGCGCGGCGCTGGTACGACGTCGAGAACGTCGACATGATCACGGAGCTGACGACGTCTTCGGTTGCGCTCGCGATTCACGAGCTCTCCAAGGAAAAGAAGAAGATCGACATCGTCGTGGGTGCTGCGACCTCGCGCCTTACCGGCGATGCCTGCCAGCCCTACGGCTTTCACTGGGCCTACGACACCCGCGCGCTCGGCGTCGGCACCGGCGGCGCCCTGACCAAGGCCGGCGGCGACACCTGGTTCTTCCTCACGGCAGACTACGCCTTCGGTTACGCGCTGGAAAAGGACACCAGCGAGATCGTCACCGCCAATGGCGGCAAGGTGGTCGGCTCGGTGCGCGTGCCGCTCAACTCCTCGGACTTCTCTTCCTTCCTGCTACAGGCGCAGAGCTCGAAGGCGAAGATCGTCGGCCTTGCCAATGCCGGCCTCGACACCACCAACTCGATCAAGCAGGCCTCCGAGTTCGGCATCGTCGCCGGCGGCCAGAAGCTCGCCGGTTTGCTCATGACCGTGGCCGAAGTTCACGGCCTCGGCCTGCAGGCGGCACAGGGCCTGGTGCTGACGGAAGGCTACTATTGGGATGTCAACGACAAGAGCCGCCATCTCGGTGAACGCTTCTTCAAGCGCACCGGTCGGATGCCGAACATGATCCAGGCCGGCACCTATTCGGCGACGCTGAGCTACCTGAAGGCGGTCAAGGCGGCAGGCACCAAGGATCCCGATGCGGTCGCCAAAAAGCTGAAGGAGTTGCCGGTCGACGACGACTTCGCGCAAGGCGGCAAGGTTCTCGAGAACGGCCGCATGGTCCACGACATGTATCTATTCGAGGTCAAGAAGCCCTCGGAATCGAAGAAGCCCTGGGATTATTACAAGCTGCTCGCCACCGTTCCCGGCGACAAGGCCTTCTTCACTGCCAAGGACAGCGGCTGCCCGCTGACGAAGTAG
- a CDS encoding efflux RND transporter permease subunit, whose product MNLGRLSINQPILAMVLSIVLLIVGALAYTTLPVSEYPQVVPPTVVVTTQYPGASAQTVSDTVAAPIEQEINGVEDMLYLYSQATSNGQLTITVTFKLGTDLDKAQVLVQNRVAIAQPRLPEEVQRNGVTTRKNSPDILMVVFMLSPDDTFDQLYISNYALLQVRDQLLRLDGVGDIQMFGARDYSMRLWLDPDRIANLGLTSAEVLAAIRAQNVQIAGGQIAEPPIADRAFQPNLTFTGRLKDQKQFEDILIKAGSDGRIVRLRDVARIELGALSYTTNSFLLRKSAVAMLVTQRPGSNALATSKNITDTMTRLKESFPKGLDYNIGYNPTEFIAQSVHELIKTIYEAMLLVVIVVLVFLQGWRPAIIPIIAIPVSLVGTFAVMAALGFSINNLTLFGLVLAVGIVVDDAIVVVENVERHLEHGMSRRDAALKTMEEVGGALVSIALVLCAVFVPTAFLGGISGQFFQQFAVTIAVATAISCFCSLTLSPALASQILTPHVEKRPPASWNVIARAWGAFTGVFNRVFDRLAHGYAGLANFVIRHSVVMILIYVVLIGSAGWLIGTTSQGFIPAQDRGYVIISVQLPGAASLARTTEVVREIERISLDTPGIVRVAAFAGFSGATRTQAGNAAALFPVFDEPEARIKKGLTANAITAELRKRLSAIQGAFIIVIPPPAVPGIGTGGGFTIRIQDRQGRGPEMLAAATDELVAAARKSPSLLAPTVFSPFSANTPQLFVDIDRTKAQKLGVPISNINDTIQSYFGSTYVNDFNLFGRTYHVTAQADFPFRKEPSDLARLRTRNASGDMVMLGSVVEFRDVSGPDRVARYNLYAASELQGEPAPGTSSTTALNTIKKLADDTLPSGFTFEWTDLSYQQITGGNAGLYVFPICVLFVYLVLAAQYGSWTLPFAVILIVPMCLLAATIGVRIMGQDVNILTQIGFVVLVGLAAKNAILIVEFARDIENEGRPRLEAVIEACRLRLRPILMTSFAFILGVLPLVISSGSGSEMRQAVGVAVFFGMIGVTLFGLLFTPIFYVLVRNLAEGRNEGKKPGGVAG is encoded by the coding sequence ATGAATCTCGGCCGTCTCTCCATCAACCAGCCCATCCTGGCGATGGTGCTGTCGATCGTGCTCCTGATCGTCGGCGCGCTCGCCTACACCACGCTGCCGGTGTCCGAATATCCGCAAGTGGTGCCGCCGACCGTCGTCGTCACCACGCAATATCCCGGCGCCTCCGCGCAGACCGTGTCCGACACGGTGGCCGCCCCCATCGAGCAGGAGATCAACGGCGTCGAGGACATGCTGTATCTCTACAGCCAGGCGACCTCGAACGGCCAGCTCACCATCACCGTCACCTTCAAGCTCGGCACCGATCTCGACAAGGCCCAGGTGCTGGTGCAGAACCGCGTTGCGATCGCGCAGCCGCGGCTGCCCGAGGAAGTCCAGCGCAACGGCGTCACCACCCGCAAGAACTCGCCCGACATCCTGATGGTCGTGTTCATGCTGTCGCCCGACGACACGTTCGACCAGCTCTACATCTCCAACTATGCGCTGCTCCAGGTTCGCGACCAGCTGCTGCGTCTCGACGGCGTCGGCGACATCCAGATGTTCGGCGCGCGCGACTATTCGATGCGGCTGTGGCTCGACCCCGATAGAATTGCCAATCTCGGCCTGACCTCGGCCGAGGTGCTGGCTGCGATCCGCGCGCAGAACGTGCAGATCGCCGGCGGCCAGATCGCCGAGCCGCCGATCGCCGACCGCGCCTTCCAGCCCAATCTCACCTTCACCGGCCGCCTGAAGGACCAGAAGCAGTTCGAGGACATCCTGATCAAGGCCGGCTCCGACGGCCGTATCGTGCGATTGCGCGACGTCGCCCGTATCGAGCTCGGCGCGCTCTCCTACACCACCAACAGCTTCTTGCTGCGCAAATCCGCGGTCGCGATGCTGGTGACGCAGCGGCCCGGCTCCAACGCGCTCGCTACCTCCAAGAACATTACCGATACCATGACGAGGCTGAAGGAGAGCTTTCCGAAGGGCCTCGACTACAATATCGGCTACAATCCCACCGAGTTCATCGCCCAGTCCGTCCACGAACTGATCAAGACCATCTACGAAGCCATGCTGCTCGTGGTCATCGTCGTGCTGGTGTTCCTGCAGGGATGGCGGCCCGCGATCATTCCGATCATCGCGATCCCGGTGTCGCTGGTCGGCACCTTCGCGGTGATGGCAGCGCTCGGCTTCTCCATCAACAACCTTACCCTGTTCGGCCTCGTCCTCGCCGTCGGCATCGTGGTCGACGACGCCATCGTGGTGGTCGAGAACGTCGAGCGCCATCTCGAGCACGGCATGAGCCGGCGCGACGCGGCGCTGAAGACGATGGAGGAGGTCGGCGGCGCGCTGGTCTCGATCGCGCTGGTGCTCTGCGCGGTGTTCGTTCCGACCGCGTTCCTCGGCGGCATCTCCGGCCAGTTCTTCCAGCAATTCGCCGTCACTATTGCGGTTGCGACCGCGATTTCCTGCTTCTGCTCGCTGACGCTGTCGCCCGCGCTGGCCTCGCAGATCCTCACGCCGCATGTGGAGAAGCGGCCGCCGGCGAGCTGGAATGTCATCGCGCGGGCGTGGGGTGCCTTCACCGGCGTGTTCAACCGCGTGTTCGACCGGCTGGCGCACGGCTATGCCGGGCTTGCCAATTTCGTCATTCGGCATTCGGTGGTGATGATCCTGATCTACGTCGTGCTGATCGGCAGTGCCGGCTGGCTGATCGGGACCACGTCGCAAGGCTTCATTCCGGCGCAGGACCGCGGCTACGTCATCATCTCCGTGCAATTGCCGGGGGCCGCGTCGCTGGCGCGCACCACGGAGGTCGTGCGCGAGATCGAGCGGATCTCGCTCGATACGCCGGGCATCGTCCGCGTCGCCGCTTTCGCTGGCTTCTCGGGCGCCACCCGCACGCAGGCCGGCAATGCGGCCGCGCTGTTCCCGGTGTTCGATGAGCCCGAGGCTCGGATCAAGAAAGGGCTCACGGCGAATGCGATCACGGCCGAGCTGCGCAAGCGCCTGTCCGCGATCCAGGGCGCGTTCATCATCGTGATCCCGCCGCCGGCCGTGCCGGGCATCGGCACCGGCGGCGGCTTCACCATCCGCATCCAGGACCGCCAGGGCCGCGGACCGGAGATGCTCGCCGCAGCCACCGACGAGCTTGTCGCCGCGGCGCGCAAATCGCCGTCGCTGCTCGCTCCCACGGTGTTCTCGCCGTTCTCGGCCAACACGCCGCAACTGTTCGTCGACATCGACCGCACCAAGGCGCAGAAGCTCGGCGTTCCCATTTCGAACATCAACGACACGATCCAGAGCTATTTCGGATCGACCTATGTCAACGACTTCAACCTGTTCGGCCGCACCTATCACGTCACCGCGCAGGCCGACTTTCCGTTCCGGAAAGAGCCCAGCGATCTCGCACGCCTGCGCACGCGCAATGCTTCCGGCGACATGGTGATGCTCGGCAGCGTGGTCGAGTTCAGGGATGTCTCGGGTCCCGACCGCGTCGCGCGCTACAATCTCTATGCCGCGTCCGAGCTCCAGGGCGAACCGGCGCCGGGCACCAGCTCGACCACGGCGCTCAACACCATCAAGAAGCTGGCCGACGACACCTTGCCGAGCGGCTTCACCTTCGAATGGACCGACCTGTCCTATCAGCAGATCACCGGCGGCAATGCCGGCCTCTACGTGTTCCCGATCTGCGTGCTGTTCGTCTACCTCGTGCTCGCCGCGCAATATGGCAGCTGGACCCTGCCGTTCGCGGTGATCCTGATCGTGCCGATGTGCCTGCTCGCGGCCACCATCGGCGTGCGCATCATGGGCCAGGACGTCAACATCCTCACCCAGATCGGCTTCGTCGTGCTGGTGGGGCTGGCGGCCAAGAACGCGATCCTGATCGTCGAGTTCGCGCGCGACATCGAGAACGAGGGGCGGCCCCGGCTGGAGGCCGTGATCGAGGCCTGCCGTCTGCGGTTGCGGCCGATCCTGATGACGTCCTTTGCCTTCATCCTGGGTGTGCTGCCATTGGTGATATCGAGCGGCTCCGGCTCGGAGATGCGGCAGGCCGTCGGCGTCGCCGTCTTCTTCGGCATGATCGGCGTCACCCTGTTCGGCCTGTTGTTCACGCCGATCTTCTATGTGCTGGTGCGGAACCTGGCCGAGGGGCGGAACGAGGGGAAGAAGCCGGGGGGCGTGGCGGGCTGA